ACGACgctttgtcaaaaaaaaaaattaaaacaaatcgCATCAaccaataaatataaaatgggtataacaaatattaaatgaatttgtttttgaaatattgaccgaaatcatttaaaatatgtcgcatcaactaatataaaataaatgtaaaaattagCATTATTAAACATACAAAGTTTTCATTCAAATAGAATTCCTCTAatctcaatttataaaaatgtcatgtatCAATTTACATGTAcatttcacatgcatttttaataaattttcttccaactttattaatgttattaaaaatacatgtgagacGGGCATGCAAATAAACAAGACATTTTTATAGGCGGAAAtggtttatttttatcctaattAAACTCAATCGCTACTAAAACAtttaaggacagaaatttcctacaaagtttgtaggaaattttctacaattcacaaataaaattgacatgtgtccctatTTAAATAGCTTGTGTTTCTTacgtgcttttttaatagcattaataaaaaaatatatgtacttctcacatgtttaaaggatacatGTCCTTTTTATGTatgggttgtaggaaatttcctataaaccagtttgtaggaaatttctgtctaaCATTTAATTATCACATTAATTtacatgttttaaataatttttttatatcagtCAGCATTCCCAatggtttatgtatttttcaatctagaatagctaatcaaaatctattttatctagtttagctaatgaattttaaatgcactatacatccgattatctattcttaactctatattattttttttattatttttaatttatttatttcattatagtattttttttttcacgtgggtcccgctttataactccactactttgcacactttctcttaaatctccactataaaggaagaaacaaaaaaagaagaatgtggagtggtggagggaaaaaggaaaaaagcaaagctaaaaaagtggagataaagaataaaaaaaatagataagtgaatagtataactctacatGTAAAGTTccactatttatggaattaaggaaaatctattatagagttggaatacataagctgatggagtctctttttaacacttttattatctattaTAGCTTAAAGTTACAAATAGATAATtcattgggagtgctcttagataatagttaattaaccaacactcccaatggattatctatttgtaactttaagttagaatagataataaaagtgttaaaaagagactccatcagcttatgtatttcaactctataatagattttccttaatttcataaatagtggaactctacatgtagagttatactattcacttatctatttttttattctttatctccatttttttagctttgcttttttcctttttctctccaTCACTccacgttcttttttttttttttttttcttcctttatagtggagattTAAAAGAAAGTGTGCaaagtagtggagttataaAGTGGGACCCAcgtgaaaaaaaatactataataaaataaataaattaaaaataaaaaaaaataatatagagtttaaaataaataatcggATTTACATTACATTTAAACTTAAAATATGCAAACAAATGTGTAGAATAGACTAATAATAGTCATGAGCGAATGACAATTATGCTGAGGAAATATCTCATTCTCctatctctcgctctctctctctctctccctccctccctccagGCTCCACCCACCTTGTTTCCAACTCTAGTCCACTGGCATTATTCAAGGAAAGTCACCCATCTCAGATAGCAACTTTGCAACAATCAAGCAGCCAAACCAGACCAAACCAAACCCTTGCATCTCactccaatctctctctctctctctctctggttctcTACAAACAAGAACAGAACACGCAACCCAGAAAGAGTTGGAAGAGAAAGACCAATTTTTGGAACATGGGTTCTGATTCTCCAACAAAGCCTACACCAGTAGCAGTACCAACCCAAGAAGAAGATCCATCGAACCCATCCACGGCGCTGCTCTCTTTCAACACCgactcttcctcttcttcttcaccaacAGACCCACCTCACAAACCCACCACAACCACCATCCTTTTTATCTCACTCCTCCTCATCACATGCATTGCTCTCTCCGCTGCCACCGCCTTcgctttcctcttcttctcctcctccgcctcctcctcctccgctCCACCTGCCACCTCACACACCTCCTCTTCCATCGAGTCTCAAGCCCGTCCGCTCACTAAGCTCAAACATCCTGTGGTTTTGCTGGTTTCCTCAGATGGGTTCCGATTTGGGTACCAGTTCAAAACTTCCACGCCGAATATCGGCCGATTAATCAGTAACGGTACCGAGGCCGAGACTGGTTTGATCCCGGTTTTCCCGACCTTGACTTTTCCTAACCATTATTCCATTGTTACTGGTCTTTATCCCGCTTATCATGGAATAATTAACAATCATTTCTTGGATCCACACACCGGTGATGCTTTTACCATGGGGAGCCATCAGCCTAAGTGGTGGTTAGGTGAACCTCTGTGGGAGACCGTCGTCAATAATGGGTTGAAGGCTGCCACATATTTCTGGCCTGGTTCTGAGGTAAAGAAAGGTTCTTGGACTTGTCCTGCTAAGTTTTGTATGAATTATAATAGCTCTGTTCCTTTTGAGGAACGGGTTGATACcgttttaagttattttgatCTGCCTGGTAGTGAAATTCCCCAATTTATGACACTGTATTTTGAGGACCCCGATCATCAGGGTCATCAGGTGGGGCCTGATGATCCGGAGATAACCGAAGCTGTTGCTAGGATTGATAGGATGATTGGAAGGTTGATTGACGGTTTAGAAAAAAGAGGTGTTTTTGAAGATGTTAGTATAATTATGGTTGGTGATCACGGGATGGTTGGTACGTGTGATAAGAAGCTGATTTTTCTAGATGATTTGAATCCTTGGATTGAGATTCCGGCTGATTGGGTCCTGTCCCATTCCCCGTTGCTAGCGATTCGTCCGCCTCCAGATGTTCAGCCAGCGGATGTTGTTGCAAAGATGAATGAAGGATTGAAGTCAGGGAAGGTTGAGAATGGGAAGAATGTGAGAGTCTATCTCAAGGAGGAGCTGCCTGGTAGGCTTCACTATGTGGCCAGTGACCGGATTCCACCGGTTATAGGGTTGATAGAAGAGGGGTTTAAGGTGGAGCAGAAGAGAACAAAGCGGAAAGAATGCGGTGGAGCACATGGTTATGACAATGCAGTTTTCTCCATGAGGACCATTTTCATTGGCCATGGTCCTCAGTTTGCAAGGGGACGGAAAGTTCCGTCCTTTGAGAACATTCAGATATATAACTTGGTCACTTCGATTCTCCAGATTCAGGGTGCTCCCAATAATGGATCTGCAGTGTTTCAAAAGTCCATTCTTTTGCCTAGTCCCTAAAGTCCAATGGTAAACATTTATTAAGTAGAGGCAGCTACTAAATCCCAAGGTTGGACCAGTTGTCAGCAAGAATCTTTGTAACATGAAGCAACGGGATTATGTGCTCACAAAGATGGATGGTTATGAATAGCATCCAAAGGTAACTGTATCAGTTGTCTTAGAAACCCACGAGCTGCTTGTTTGTTCATACTTGGTAACATAAATAATGGTATTCCATCTGCTTCCTATGGTCTGATTTTCAACTATTAGGAGCCGCACACGTGAAAACAGAAcctggcaaaaaaaaaaaaaatatttactataTTTTTGTGTAGTGCTATTAAGGATTTCCTTGATGTAAAATGCCAGTAGCATTTGGATATACGTATctcattttgcatttttcatacCTTCTTGATGCATATTTGGTATCTGATTGTagcatttattttcatttgcttGGAGTTTGCAGttgtttaaatttataaaacttttcATTAATTCAGTTCGCTAACTGTAGAAGGGTTCCAACAAATGCATGTCTTCTTGTATCCTATGAATGTGGATTGAGGTACATGCTGTAGAAATAAATTGGACAAAggaaaatacacacacacacacacatatatacctGATTAGTGCTGTTTGGTGATGTTCGCAACaactataatttaaataaaCCTGTCTACCAAGTTAGCCTTAGCTCCATTTGCAGCGATGTTCAATTTTTTGCCGTGTCATAGTGTGCTTGTGTTGGTATCAGCAGAGGACAGATTATAGTTAACTTTGCAGTCTTGTAACTGTGTTCAGCCTCACATGGTAGATAAAAGGAGAAAATTGGTGGATTTTAATTTGTAGGATCTCCTTGCTATCTGCTTAGATCCTGGACTGTAACATTTGATCCTTCAAAGCACTGGATAAACATCTGTGACTGAGTTTTGTTTTCATGATATTGAATTGACATCTGATTCTAGGTTATCTGGGCTGCAGGTCATTGCCTCTTCActttcaacaaattttttctTACTAACAAAGATATTTTAGCCTCAGAATCATCAGGGTTGCTTCTTAGTTGCATAATCATAATATGGAATTATTAGCATGCTTGATTTAGAGGACATTATAAAACTCCTATTGTGATAGACATCCCTATTGGCACCAAAACCAATTAATCGGTTTCTAACTTTTTGTTACTATGGTCTACTGGTATGCAACTGCAGTTACAAGGCCAAATTTGAATATCTTTTCTTTGAGTTGGCCTTTCTGGTTGTGCTTGTGCCCATTATTTCCTGGTGAGACCATGCTAGTTCTTGCACTCAATTTGCACCGAGTGTACTGTGCAGGGACGGAACCAAGATTTTTTATTGGGAGGGCCAAAGCATGAATGAGGGGTCATGCCCCCCGCCCCCGGCCCGTTCCATTCCAGGTTGTACGTGCCGTCAACTTATCGGCTACTTGTTAAAGGCATTTCCACTGATGTTACTCCCTATTAAGACTTCTTTTGTGTCATAAGTCTGTTGAATAGGCATTTAAGTTGAGTTGGAAGCCAACATGTCAATCATGGGTTataaagaagagaaatgctacacaaatTCTCAAGTTTCGCTACGTTATTACATtccaaaattcaatggtgatccattcaaaatttaatggtgattttcatTGTCACGTCAAggagaaaatattttgaagtgtAAACTTGAGAGTTTGTGTTCCATTTCTCTATAAAGAATTGTTATGTACTTCTGTTGATCTATTTACATGGATTACATTAGATGCTACATGTTGCTAATTTCTTGCATTGGTTTGTGCGGCTGTGATGCAGCtatcttttttttgaaacaatgtGATGCAGCTATCTTGGATCTTCCTTGATTGCAATCTTCTATAACCTTGGATTTAAAGCGATGCtgataataaaattaaggggattttaaaattttaacaaagtAGATGTTCCATTCGTCAATGATTGCTTAAAATGAAAGGTAACTATATATAGGCGACTGGCTTTATCAACGTTGGGTCAGCACACACGGTTGATAACTTGATATGGATGGCCCAAActctctccaattttttttccttttcaaatgggTATTGTTAGAATAATTTTCATTATTAGCTATGATTTAGTTTCCTTCTAGGTCTACCATCAATTTTCTACCTTATTTAGTCTACCTTTTCTTGATTACTATACCTTAATTCCTCCATAAATATCACATATTGTATCACAATTCAATATAGTTCAATACAACTAGATGTAGCCCtaattcttgttttctttctttgcttctgctctttttcttatattttatatatttgttatatatttctaCAGTTATGGTTTCTTTTTGCATGTGAGAAGCCGGGCGGTCCTACATTGGGGCTAGGGGGGGCCtggccccccaagccccaaaattttccccaaaattttttttttttgcacaaaaaaaaaaatattaaaataaaattttaccccctaatttttttaatttttttagttttaccccttcaatttttttttttttttcaatttggcccctccatttttacaaGCCTGGGTCCGCCACTAGTGAGAAGTAcctgcttttttaatagtttctTGAAAAATcatgtgtttcttacatgcTTAAAAAATACGTGGCAAttctataataaaaattgttatgCGAGTTCGTAAGGAATTTTAGTGAAAATTGTAAAATCCCAagaatttttcatcatttttagcTATATTTCGGTTTAAAGAGGCAGCCAATTTTTGAGTATAAACAATGGgctttaaacaaaaatcattccCAAACTCTACCAAGAATAACTAGTTTGAATAACATAGGacacaataattttatttacataTCTCTACTCTTTATTTCTTATACACATCTCCCGTTTTTTTATCCAATATCCACATCTATTAACTTTGATTTCAAATCATTTATAAATAGGTCCATCCTTTAACTTACTACTCAATTAATTAACAGCATGTCACATTaaacaaacaataattttaCGTGGCTCTCGTTTAACTTTTCATGTGCTAATTATACGTGCCACGAGATATAAttactttaaattataaatatattctacatataaaatcaaaattatttattattttttttttttaaaaatcgtgGTTGGCTAACTTTATCACATGGCACGTACAATTGGCACCTAATGTGTCAGATTATGATATACTATTAATTGATTTGATGGTAAGTTAACGAATGGGCCTATTTGACATCGAGAGAAATCTAAAGGCCTAATtagtaaaattaaaatctgAAGGATcaaattgaaactacttaaaaacttaaggactaattttaatttttttccaaattcttaAGATATTTAAAAGATTGTGATTTTGTCCGAGGTGATACTGACGAGTGGAGTTGTAAAAGTCATAAATAATTGCTGATATGCCAAAATAACGGCTACAATTTAAAGAAATCTACTCgataaagtaattaaaaatgcTTAAAAGACTCCTAAATGAGTAGTCATAATCAATAGCCACAtaatcttttttcctttttttttttttatattttttttttttatcttgatCGATATAAATAATGCTACATACCAAATAAGCATCCCAATAAGAAATGCGGTGGTAGCTTGGAAGGTAATAGCTTTCTGTAGAGATTTATGACTCCAACAAATAATTCTGAAAGGAGATGCGCTATAAATTATGCATGGTTTACACCAAGAATTATCCAGTTAGAGTCGATACGGACAATTGATTGACAATATCCAAGTCAGTCTAAATAGCCTTCAATCATGATTTGTATGACATATTCAAAGGGAAGCCAATGAAGTAGCTCATCGTCTGGCGAAAGCAGCTCTCCATCCATCTTTAGAACAAGTTTGGATTGAG
The Alnus glutinosa chromosome 14, dhAlnGlut1.1, whole genome shotgun sequence genome window above contains:
- the LOC133857130 gene encoding uncharacterized protein LOC133857130 — encoded protein: MGSDSPTKPTPVAVPTQEEDPSNPSTALLSFNTDSSSSSSPTDPPHKPTTTTILFISLLLITCIALSAATAFAFLFFSSSASSSSAPPATSHTSSSIESQARPLTKLKHPVVLLVSSDGFRFGYQFKTSTPNIGRLISNGTEAETGLIPVFPTLTFPNHYSIVTGLYPAYHGIINNHFLDPHTGDAFTMGSHQPKWWLGEPLWETVVNNGLKAATYFWPGSEVKKGSWTCPAKFCMNYNSSVPFEERVDTVLSYFDLPGSEIPQFMTLYFEDPDHQGHQVGPDDPEITEAVARIDRMIGRLIDGLEKRGVFEDVSIIMVGDHGMVGTCDKKLIFLDDLNPWIEIPADWVLSHSPLLAIRPPPDVQPADVVAKMNEGLKSGKVENGKNVRVYLKEELPGRLHYVASDRIPPVIGLIEEGFKVEQKRTKRKECGGAHGYDNAVFSMRTIFIGHGPQFARGRKVPSFENIQIYNLVTSILQIQGAPNNGSAVFQKSILLPSP